A portion of the Lujinxingia litoralis genome contains these proteins:
- a CDS encoding fumarylacetoacetate hydrolase family protein → MSRNDRFTRLVRIAHPAGRRPVYARCEGDLFITLAGDVADLHQAIRQGRPLPEDGARIRKDRAQLLAPACPSKVICVGLNYRAHAEEMGKPLPPEPLIFLKPSTAVIGPDEAIELPPDAHEVHHEGELAMIVGERIKDVREDQAMDAIFGYTCACDVTARDIQRRESRYTRAKGFDTFAPLGPALALTATFNPAEHTLRCWVDGELRQQTRLNDFIFELPRVVAFISSIMTLLPGDVILTGTPAGVGPITEGQRVEVAIDGIGTLHNPVRRRP, encoded by the coding sequence ATGTCACGCAACGATCGCTTTACCCGGCTGGTGCGCATCGCGCACCCGGCCGGGCGTCGTCCGGTCTACGCGCGCTGCGAGGGTGACCTCTTCATCACCCTCGCAGGCGACGTCGCCGATCTCCATCAGGCCATTCGCCAGGGACGCCCCCTCCCCGAAGACGGCGCCCGCATCCGCAAAGATCGCGCCCAACTCCTGGCGCCGGCCTGCCCCTCCAAAGTCATCTGCGTCGGCCTCAACTACCGCGCCCACGCCGAGGAAATGGGAAAACCCCTTCCTCCCGAACCCCTGATCTTTCTCAAGCCCTCCACCGCCGTCATCGGCCCCGACGAGGCCATTGAGCTCCCCCCCGACGCTCACGAGGTCCATCACGAGGGCGAGCTGGCGATGATCGTCGGTGAACGCATCAAAGATGTGCGTGAAGACCAGGCCATGGACGCCATCTTCGGCTACACCTGCGCCTGCGACGTCACCGCCCGCGACATTCAACGCCGCGAATCGCGCTACACCCGCGCCAAAGGCTTTGACACCTTCGCCCCCCTGGGCCCGGCCCTGGCGCTGACCGCCACCTTCAACCCCGCCGAGCACACCCTGCGCTGCTGGGTCGACGGCGAACTGCGCCAGCAAACCCGGCTCAACGACTTCATCTTCGAACTGCCCCGGGTCGTCGCCTTCATCTCCAGCATCATGACCCTGCTCCCCGGCGACGTCATCCTCACCGGCACCCCCGCCGGCGTCGGCCCCATCACCGAGGGACAGCGCGTCGAGGTGGCCATCGACGGCATCGGAACCCTGCACAACCCGGTGCGACGACGCCCCTGA
- a CDS encoding DNA gyrase C-terminal beta-propeller domain-containing protein produces the protein MSESGAVIQALVSAAKEVEDAGQEGISEALRGQAEEAFGSVESALWAALVEATGGRRRGGRSEPTRVERVVGEAYEHPLYVETGEGMLYAMHGPDLEVGEEPELIESPEGIGEVVNVSWVGEGDSLYLFSNEGRFYGVDPRMVPLWDRRGEGRTIRDVLQLSGEERVRFLVPRRQLVNGRVVHVTAQGKGKASDGGEFDKGDGLDRSGREGFLLNEGDEAVAVMAVGRQATIFCASAQGQGIHFEAGELRSMGRKAVGVNLMKLGGADDAIVNAFEGTRVKQLAVITAQGLGKRVEFGEFRTQGRGGAGMQVLRLNAGDQVVGVVPCNPAEDLGVILSSGRVWRMPAAELALMGRSAKGGRVLELEAGEEVRGLVALPCGG, from the coding sequence ATGAGTGAGAGCGGGGCAGTGATTCAGGCGCTGGTGTCGGCGGCGAAAGAGGTTGAAGACGCGGGGCAGGAAGGGATCAGCGAGGCGTTACGTGGGCAGGCCGAGGAGGCGTTTGGCAGCGTGGAGTCGGCGTTGTGGGCAGCGCTTGTCGAGGCCACCGGCGGGCGTCGGCGCGGTGGGCGCAGTGAGCCGACTCGGGTGGAGCGGGTGGTTGGTGAGGCGTATGAGCATCCGCTCTATGTGGAGACGGGGGAAGGGATGCTCTACGCGATGCACGGTCCGGATCTGGAGGTAGGGGAGGAGCCGGAGTTGATCGAGAGCCCCGAGGGGATCGGGGAGGTGGTGAATGTGAGCTGGGTAGGGGAGGGGGACTCGCTGTATTTGTTTAGCAATGAGGGGCGTTTTTACGGGGTCGATCCGCGGATGGTGCCCCTGTGGGACCGTCGTGGGGAGGGGCGCACGATCCGTGACGTGTTGCAGCTCTCGGGGGAGGAGCGGGTGCGCTTTTTGGTGCCGCGGCGTCAGCTGGTGAACGGGCGGGTGGTGCATGTGACGGCGCAGGGCAAGGGGAAGGCCAGCGATGGCGGGGAGTTTGATAAGGGCGATGGGCTCGATCGCAGTGGTCGCGAGGGGTTTTTGCTCAATGAGGGGGACGAGGCGGTGGCGGTGATGGCGGTGGGGCGTCAGGCCACGATCTTTTGTGCTTCGGCCCAGGGTCAGGGGATTCATTTTGAGGCGGGAGAGCTGCGCTCGATGGGACGTAAGGCGGTGGGGGTGAACCTGATGAAGCTGGGCGGGGCGGATGATGCGATCGTCAACGCGTTTGAGGGCACCCGGGTTAAGCAGCTGGCGGTGATCACGGCTCAGGGGCTGGGGAAGCGGGTGGAGTTCGGGGAGTTTCGTACACAGGGGAGGGGCGGTGCCGGGATGCAGGTGCTGCGTTTGAATGCCGGTGATCAGGTGGTGGGGGTGGTGCCCTGCAACCCGGCCGAAGATCTGGGGGTGATTCTGAGCAGCGGTCGGGTGTGGCGGATGCCCGCCGCGGAGCTGGCGTTGATGGGACGCTCGGCCAAGGGGGGACGCGTGTTGGAGCTGGAGGCCGGGGAGGAAGTGAGGGGCCTGGTGGCGCTACCCTGCGGGGGTTGA
- a CDS encoding serine/threonine-protein kinase PknK, which produces MIKTFQILEKLGEGGMGEVYRARIRATGVDVALKVLRERFAHETRYRESFNREVRAIGALNHPGIVRVLDYGTTTERCSEELPGLSAGSLWLAMELAQGALEDVSAPPGWPHLRRLLLEVLDALAHSHARGIIHRDLKPANVLWTIGDDNHVRWMLSDYGIAHIQDPSFSNQTADIHSLAAGTPTFMAPEQLHGHWRDYGPWTDLYALGCMAYLLASGRPPFEGDSLMAIAMQHLTSEIPPLPPRLPLPQGFENWVRRLLARDVSRRYRSAADAARGLLLLGDPGDDDATPFSLSRAPLSEATTEVFAAHAPTLEALELPALQTALLDTQALEAIARRDRGDAQHTSQPLQPVRVPGAVAPPPDWRSPQLPPLASLTLGLGKGLFGIRDARFIGRQDSRDLLWHHLQEVHREGCARALIIRAEAGLGKTRLMDWLATRAEELGVATALRANHSPIMSRSDGLPRMLQTFFRATGLSREKTAERIQHAAQTHWETRPHSHLLDSLADWLAPDHEAPPTLSSPLERYTLLEQTLQLISSERPIILCLDDVQWGLDALGFALHALNTRRERNLPLLIVATLRPEGIEERLAERQLLELLSAHEHCTTLHLDHLQKDHQRELVRDLLGLENGLVTELCRRTRGNPLFAVQLIEDWVHTDQLHSSPSGYVLAEGAPFEHDLQALLTRRINALLQQRPDPDAARWALEVAAALGIDVDEHEWHRICDALDLPPDPGLLDALMIHGIAGHRPGGWHFRLPLYRDVIESLSAHTPRWPRIHRAAASVLAGATQDASLAERRARHLLAAHAHARALPLLWQANEHHMLRSAYLPALAILERIDRCHAALNLPDDAPERPRVWIARAEAQRYLGHFDHTRQLLERALALGDRLRPADQGNAFRVLANLENFSGHSALALQNYRSALLHFERAADDRGAARCLHGLGWILAGEGDITAARQAFAQGHRVAERSGQLLEAAWCVHGIAETHLRTWDPAGLPHAQRAHQLFDAAQSRSGLALSLRTLGDFARYRNDLPRARDYYRQARHLATSIGHVLAGLVDSLIAFCDLTEGKFDDARRRFQRFSSSPQNLMFPLYRPVGPIGGLVVAAHDNRPDLVDRLLTELEDLIDPRTPLARDFASFIEQAADQLLERGHNARAARALGLAADTVEHIHPPQAQALRRRQAPLLNSTPAG; this is translated from the coding sequence ATGATTAAGACCTTTCAGATCCTCGAAAAACTCGGCGAAGGCGGCATGGGCGAAGTCTACCGCGCCCGAATCCGCGCCACCGGCGTGGACGTGGCGCTCAAGGTGCTGCGCGAGCGCTTTGCCCACGAAACCCGCTACCGCGAGAGCTTCAACCGCGAGGTCCGCGCCATCGGGGCCCTCAACCACCCGGGCATCGTCAGAGTCCTCGACTACGGCACCACCACCGAACGCTGCTCCGAGGAGCTCCCCGGCCTCTCGGCCGGCTCGCTCTGGCTGGCCATGGAGCTGGCTCAGGGCGCCCTCGAAGACGTCAGCGCTCCCCCCGGCTGGCCCCACCTGCGCCGCCTCCTCCTGGAAGTCCTCGACGCGCTGGCACACTCCCACGCCCGGGGCATCATCCACCGCGACCTCAAGCCCGCCAACGTCCTCTGGACCATCGGCGACGACAACCACGTACGCTGGATGCTCTCCGACTACGGCATCGCGCACATCCAGGACCCCTCGTTTTCCAACCAGACCGCCGACATTCACTCCCTGGCCGCCGGCACCCCCACCTTTATGGCGCCCGAGCAACTCCACGGACACTGGCGCGACTACGGCCCCTGGACCGACCTCTACGCCCTGGGCTGCATGGCCTACCTGCTCGCCAGCGGTCGACCGCCCTTTGAAGGCGACTCGCTGATGGCCATCGCCATGCAGCACCTCACCTCCGAGATCCCCCCGCTGCCCCCCCGACTGCCCCTACCTCAGGGGTTCGAAAACTGGGTGCGCCGCCTCCTCGCCCGCGATGTCTCCCGGCGCTACCGCAGCGCCGCCGACGCCGCGCGCGGACTCCTCCTTTTGGGAGACCCCGGCGACGATGACGCCACGCCCTTTTCCCTCTCCCGGGCGCCCCTCTCCGAGGCCACCACCGAGGTCTTCGCCGCACATGCCCCGACCCTCGAAGCCCTGGAGCTCCCCGCACTGCAAACCGCGCTGCTCGACACTCAGGCCCTGGAAGCCATCGCCCGCCGCGATCGCGGCGACGCTCAACACACCAGCCAGCCCCTGCAGCCGGTGCGGGTCCCCGGCGCCGTGGCCCCGCCTCCAGACTGGCGCTCCCCCCAACTCCCCCCCCTGGCCAGCCTGACCCTGGGCCTGGGCAAAGGCCTCTTCGGCATCCGCGACGCCCGCTTCATCGGCCGCCAGGACAGCCGAGACCTGCTCTGGCATCACCTCCAGGAGGTGCACCGGGAGGGCTGCGCCCGCGCGCTTATCATTCGCGCCGAAGCCGGTCTCGGTAAAACTCGCCTGATGGACTGGCTGGCCACCCGCGCCGAAGAACTCGGCGTAGCCACCGCCCTGCGCGCCAATCACAGCCCCATCATGAGCCGCTCCGACGGTCTGCCCCGCATGCTCCAGACCTTCTTTCGAGCCACCGGCCTCAGCCGTGAAAAAACCGCTGAGCGCATCCAACACGCCGCCCAGACCCACTGGGAAACCCGGCCTCACTCCCACCTGCTGGACAGCCTGGCCGACTGGCTCGCCCCGGACCACGAGGCGCCCCCCACGCTGAGCTCCCCCCTGGAGCGCTACACGCTGCTGGAGCAAACCCTCCAACTTATCTCCAGTGAACGCCCCATCATCCTCTGCCTCGACGACGTCCAGTGGGGCCTGGACGCGCTGGGCTTCGCGCTCCACGCCCTGAACACCCGCCGCGAACGCAACCTCCCCCTCCTCATCGTCGCCACCCTCCGCCCCGAAGGCATCGAAGAACGCCTGGCCGAACGCCAGCTCCTGGAGCTCCTCAGCGCCCACGAGCACTGCACGACACTCCACCTGGACCACCTCCAAAAAGACCACCAACGCGAGCTGGTCCGCGACCTCCTCGGCCTGGAAAACGGCCTCGTCACAGAGCTCTGCCGACGCACCCGCGGAAACCCCCTCTTTGCCGTGCAGCTCATCGAAGACTGGGTCCATACCGATCAGCTGCACTCCTCTCCCTCCGGCTACGTCCTGGCCGAGGGCGCCCCCTTTGAACACGACCTCCAGGCCCTGCTGACCCGACGGATCAACGCGCTACTCCAGCAACGCCCCGACCCCGACGCCGCACGCTGGGCCCTGGAGGTCGCCGCCGCCCTGGGCATCGACGTCGATGAGCACGAATGGCACCGGATCTGCGATGCCCTCGACCTCCCCCCAGATCCCGGCCTCCTCGACGCCTTGATGATTCACGGCATCGCCGGACACCGCCCCGGTGGCTGGCACTTCCGCCTCCCCCTCTACCGCGATGTCATCGAGTCGCTCAGCGCCCACACCCCGCGCTGGCCTCGCATCCACCGCGCCGCGGCCAGCGTCCTGGCCGGAGCCACGCAGGACGCCTCCCTGGCCGAACGCCGGGCCCGCCACCTGCTCGCGGCCCACGCCCACGCCAGGGCCCTGCCCCTGCTCTGGCAGGCCAACGAACACCACATGTTGCGCAGCGCCTACCTCCCCGCGCTGGCCATCCTGGAGCGCATCGACCGCTGCCACGCCGCGCTCAACCTCCCCGACGACGCTCCGGAGCGCCCCCGCGTCTGGATCGCCCGCGCCGAAGCCCAGCGCTACCTCGGGCATTTCGACCACACTCGCCAGCTCTTAGAGCGCGCGCTGGCCCTGGGCGACCGCCTCCGCCCGGCCGACCAGGGCAACGCGTTCCGCGTGTTGGCCAACCTCGAAAACTTCTCCGGGCACTCCGCCCTGGCCCTCCAAAACTACCGCAGCGCCCTCCTGCACTTTGAACGCGCCGCCGACGACCGCGGTGCCGCCCGCTGCCTCCACGGCCTCGGCTGGATCCTCGCCGGAGAAGGCGACATCACCGCCGCTCGCCAGGCCTTCGCACAAGGCCATCGCGTCGCCGAGCGCTCCGGTCAACTCCTCGAGGCCGCCTGGTGCGTTCACGGCATCGCCGAGACCCACCTGCGCACCTGGGATCCGGCCGGACTCCCCCACGCCCAACGCGCCCACCAGCTCTTCGATGCCGCGCAAAGCCGCAGCGGACTGGCCCTGAGCCTGCGCACCCTGGGAGACTTCGCCCGCTACCGAAACGATCTGCCCCGCGCCCGCGACTACTACCGGCAGGCTCGCCACCTCGCCACCTCCATCGGCCATGTCCTGGCCGGCCTGGTCGACTCCCTGATCGCCTTCTGCGACCTGACCGAAGGAAAATTCGACGACGCCAGACGCCGCTTTCAGCGCTTCTCCAGCTCCCCTCAAAACCTGATGTTTCCCCTCTATCGCCCCGTCGGCCCCATCGGCGGCCTGGTCGTGGCCGCCCACGACAACCGCCCGGACCTCGTCGACCGGCTCCTCACAGAACTCGAAGACCTCATCGACCCCCGTACCCCCCTGGCACGCGATTTTGCCTCCTTCATCGAACAGGCCGCCGATCAACTCCTGGAGCGCGGCCACAACGCCCGCGCCGCCCGCGCCCTGGGCCTGGCGGCAGACACCGTGGAACACATCCACCCGCCGCAGGCCCAGGCCCTGCGCCGCCGCCAGGCCCCCCTGCTCAACTCAACCCCCGCAGGGTAG
- a CDS encoding ComEA family DNA-binding protein, with translation MLLLLTLTLAACTDANASELAITYFPSPRDCLPVPSAPSSRDLRAASLTDEPPNDGPDALDELDAFPGDELDAFDESEESEEIDAPERLSDLEAFDTASPGDALFALDLERALAHDTPHPLPSDSDTAPSLHLDPRPPTTHAALPAAPRAQLLAEERLASAERAPTPDTPEHHLPDEAPAPATTSEPTPPAQINLNTATEAQLTAIPGIGPALASRILDYRRQRPFTRLSHLKRVKGIGPATYAKLQPYITLDSPAPER, from the coding sequence ATGCTCCTTCTCCTGACACTCACCCTGGCGGCCTGCACCGACGCCAACGCCTCCGAGCTGGCCATCACCTACTTCCCGTCCCCCCGGGACTGCTTGCCTGTGCCTTCGGCTCCCTCGTCCCGCGATCTGCGGGCGGCAAGCCTTACCGACGAGCCCCCCAACGACGGGCCGGATGCGCTCGACGAGCTCGACGCATTCCCTGGCGACGAGCTCGACGCGTTCGACGAGAGCGAGGAGAGCGAGGAGATCGACGCCCCCGAACGTCTCTCCGACCTCGAAGCCTTCGACACCGCCAGCCCGGGCGACGCCCTCTTCGCCCTCGACCTCGAACGCGCCCTCGCTCACGACACGCCCCACCCCCTCCCGAGCGACTCCGACACCGCCCCCTCGCTCCACCTCGACCCTCGGCCCCCGACCACACACGCCGCACTTCCCGCCGCCCCCAGAGCGCAACTCCTGGCCGAAGAACGCCTCGCATCCGCCGAGAGGGCCCCGACGCCCGACACCCCGGAACACCACCTCCCCGACGAAGCCCCGGCTCCAGCCACCACCAGCGAGCCCACACCACCTGCTCAAATCAACCTCAACACCGCCACCGAAGCCCAACTCACCGCCATCCCCGGCATCGGCCCTGCGCTGGCCTCCCGCATCCTCGACTACCGCCGCCAACGCCCCTTCACTCGCCTCAGCCACCTCAAACGCGTCAAAGGCATCGGTCCTGCCACCTACGCCAAACTCCAACCTTACATCACCCTGGACTCGCCAGCCCCGGAGCGTTGA
- the tatC gene encoding twin-arginine translocase subunit TatC: protein MSDDASPDPRSQASVESLHDMRMSFMGHLAELRRRFLFSFVALVIAFLVCWNFATDIFNFLLQPLINAAPEGELANMHNADLAEPFFTLLKTAILAAVFLASPAILFNIWRFVAPGLYPNEKRAALPFVFFGTLFFFLGASFCYFVVIPFGYAFLLGFSLEVSNPTLMIKDYFALTTKLLLGFGMVFELPVVTSFLSAVGLLTHRHLLKHWRIAVIAAFILAAILTPPDVVTQMMLAAPLILLYGLSILVAWFITTRRERRAARELKELS, encoded by the coding sequence ATGAGCGATGACGCCTCCCCTGATCCGCGCTCTCAGGCCTCCGTCGAGAGCCTCCATGACATGCGCATGAGCTTTATGGGGCACCTGGCCGAGCTGCGCCGGCGCTTCCTCTTTAGCTTCGTGGCCCTGGTCATTGCGTTTCTGGTGTGCTGGAACTTTGCCACCGACATCTTCAACTTCCTGCTCCAGCCTCTCATCAACGCCGCCCCCGAAGGGGAGCTGGCCAACATGCACAACGCCGACCTGGCCGAGCCCTTCTTCACCCTGCTCAAGACCGCCATACTGGCCGCGGTCTTTCTGGCCAGCCCGGCCATCCTCTTCAACATCTGGCGCTTCGTCGCCCCGGGCCTCTACCCCAATGAGAAGCGCGCCGCGCTGCCCTTTGTCTTCTTCGGAACCCTCTTCTTCTTTCTCGGCGCGAGCTTCTGCTACTTCGTCGTGATCCCCTTTGGTTACGCGTTTCTGCTGGGCTTTTCCCTCGAAGTGTCCAACCCCACGCTGATGATCAAAGACTACTTCGCGCTCACCACCAAGCTCCTGCTGGGCTTCGGCATGGTCTTTGAGCTGCCGGTCGTCACCTCCTTTCTCTCGGCAGTCGGCCTGCTCACCCACCGCCACCTGCTCAAGCACTGGCGCATCGCCGTGATCGCAGCCTTCATCCTGGCCGCCATCCTCACCCCCCCCGATGTCGTCACCCAGATGATGCTCGCGGCCCCCCTGATCCTGCTCTACGGCCTCTCGATCCTGGTGGCCTGGTTCATCACCACTCGCCGCGAGCGCCGGGCGGCCCGCGAGCTCAAAGAGCTCTCCTGA